A single Micromonospora luteifusca DNA region contains:
- a CDS encoding DUF4241 domain-containing protein, with protein MPYTPDLDRLLTPGARFTDEHGAYLIEAHPVGDIVLPTGRVVGCDPLVCPEAEAFTVTVPPGRHPARAWVAVVLREDAEVDRRVAALELVVADEPTTRWELAVAGDQDVATLGADDYFGYGVDAGAGTLADPTALAALEGWDEDQVEEVFIPAELPSSPVPGLITAVLDEASGANVVTVATGWGDGCYGTWIGRAADGRVTSFVTDFMVVPE; from the coding sequence ATGCCGTACACCCCTGATCTGGACCGGTTGCTGACGCCCGGTGCCCGCTTCACCGACGAGCACGGTGCGTACCTGATCGAGGCCCACCCGGTGGGCGACATCGTGCTGCCGACCGGCCGGGTGGTCGGGTGTGACCCGCTGGTCTGCCCGGAGGCCGAGGCGTTCACGGTGACCGTGCCGCCGGGGCGGCATCCCGCCCGCGCCTGGGTGGCAGTGGTGCTTCGCGAGGACGCCGAGGTGGACCGGCGGGTGGCCGCGCTGGAGCTGGTGGTCGCCGACGAGCCGACCACCCGCTGGGAGCTGGCCGTCGCCGGCGACCAGGACGTCGCCACACTCGGCGCGGACGACTACTTCGGGTACGGCGTGGACGCGGGCGCCGGCACCCTCGCCGACCCGACGGCGCTCGCCGCCCTGGAGGGCTGGGACGAAGACCAGGTCGAGGAGGTTTTCATCCCGGCCGAGTTGCCCTCGTCGCCGGTCCCGGGGCTGATCACCGCCGTCCTGGACGAGGCCAGCGGTGCCAACGTCGTCACCGTGGCCACCGGCTGGGGCGACGGCTGCTATGGCACCTGGATCGGGCGGGCCGCCGACGGCCGGGTGACGTCGTTCGTGACCGACTTCATGGTGGTCCCGGAATAA